One Streptomyces sp. NBC_00223 genomic window carries:
- a CDS encoding COX15/CtaA family protein, translated as MPKLPEIARNPLAHIAARWTPTPATVSRATMSALVMSVVIVVTGGAVRLTASGLGCPTAPRCVGSSWVPTEAMGVHGAIEFTNRMLTYVLCAAVGWAIVAVRSRKPFRRSLTRLGWAQFWLVVANAVLGAFTVLTGLNPYVVCVHFLLAAALIVLAVLLWQRTREGDASPRPLVGKPVRQLGWVLTGATALLIAVGTVVTGAGPHAGDSSDVHRIPVDWKSIAQLHADLAWVVVALSVALWFVLRAVDAPAGPRNRSRDLFLVLMSQGVIGYVQYFTDLPEALVGLHMLGSCLVWISVLRVLLSFRERPLTEPGAGPSAEGAAVRVRQDADAAVGQPVDAAGVALADQGGDPLSVRG; from the coding sequence GTGCCCAAGCTGCCCGAAATCGCGCGGAACCCGCTCGCCCACATCGCCGCAAGGTGGACGCCGACACCTGCGACGGTGTCGCGGGCGACCATGTCCGCGCTGGTGATGTCCGTGGTCATCGTGGTCACCGGCGGGGCCGTACGGCTGACCGCTTCCGGCCTCGGCTGCCCCACCGCGCCGCGCTGCGTGGGCAGCAGCTGGGTGCCCACCGAGGCGATGGGCGTGCACGGCGCGATCGAGTTCACCAACCGCATGCTGACGTACGTGCTCTGCGCGGCCGTCGGCTGGGCGATCGTCGCGGTGCGGTCGCGGAAGCCGTTCCGGCGCAGCCTGACCCGGCTGGGCTGGGCGCAGTTCTGGCTGGTCGTGGCCAACGCGGTGCTCGGCGCCTTCACCGTCCTCACCGGCCTCAACCCGTACGTCGTGTGTGTGCACTTCCTGCTGGCCGCCGCGCTGATCGTGCTCGCGGTGCTGCTGTGGCAGCGCACCCGGGAGGGCGACGCGTCGCCGCGGCCGCTGGTGGGCAAGCCGGTACGGCAGCTCGGCTGGGTGCTGACCGGTGCCACGGCGCTGCTGATCGCCGTGGGCACGGTGGTGACCGGCGCGGGGCCGCACGCGGGCGACTCCAGCGATGTGCACCGCATCCCGGTCGACTGGAAGTCGATCGCCCAGCTCCACGCCGACCTGGCGTGGGTGGTGGTCGCGCTGTCGGTGGCGCTGTGGTTCGTGCTGCGGGCCGTCGACGCGCCGGCCGGGCCCCGGAACCGCAGCCGTGATCTGTTCCTGGTGCTGATGTCCCAGGGCGTGATCGGCTACGTCCAGTACTTCACGGATCTGCCCGAGGCGCTGGTGGGGCTGCACATGCTCGGCTCGTGCCTGGTGTGGATCTCGGTGCTGCGTGTGCTGCTCTCCTTCCGGGAGCGCCCGCTGACCGAGCCGGGCGCCGGACCTTCAGCGGAGGGCGCCGCCGTACGGGTGCGGCAGGACGCCGACGCCGCGGTCGGGCAGCCGGTGGACGCGGCGGGCGTTGCCCTCGCCGACCAGGGCGGCGACCCGCTGTCCGTCCGCGGCTGA
- a CDS encoding IS4 family transposase — protein MSESVITRSVAAGAGCFAPGHLGPLTWLLPFSVVDEVLARTGRVQRRVRDLPARVVVYLLVAQGLCGSVSLGAVYRMAGAALGGAGLPDPTRQGLHAARVRLGSRPLQLLLRELCRHPAAVPQPWRGLEVCAVDGTVLAVPDSAATRAWLGKHKHRYGTAGYPLVQVIALVYCSTRTLADAVFGPVSGREFVPARRLLRSLHTGMLVLLDAGFDAAGFLSDLVATGADFTVRLPRTARLPALQRYPDGSWLTLRAGREVRAIAVTVQVTTDQGTRTSTWLLATSLLNWRTHPADAIAACYHDRWEVEETFCSVKSTMLGGRVLHCTTPAGLAQEIHALLISYQLLRLVMARAGTAAGLPCTAMGFTLALRETVNGITTATEIDGPPDARLLGAVGTYLRDHPLPPRRLRIYNRLVKRSLSKYAAGKIGNGKKRQTVPTGTAHITATINHNSPNSHPHQPKRQT, from the coding sequence GTGTCTGAGTCTGTCATTACTCGTTCGGTGGCCGCAGGTGCCGGGTGTTTCGCGCCGGGGCATCTGGGGCCGTTGACGTGGCTGCTGCCGTTCTCCGTGGTCGATGAGGTTTTGGCGCGGACGGGCCGGGTGCAGCGGCGGGTGCGTGATCTGCCGGCCCGGGTGGTGGTCTATCTGCTGGTCGCGCAGGGGTTGTGCGGGTCGGTGTCCCTGGGGGCGGTGTACCGGATGGCGGGTGCCGCGCTCGGTGGCGCGGGGTTGCCGGACCCGACCCGGCAGGGCCTGCACGCGGCGCGGGTGCGGCTGGGGTCGCGTCCGCTGCAGTTGCTGTTGCGCGAGTTGTGCCGTCACCCGGCCGCGGTGCCGCAGCCGTGGCGGGGCCTTGAGGTCTGCGCGGTCGACGGCACGGTCCTGGCCGTCCCGGACAGTGCGGCCACCCGGGCCTGGCTGGGCAAGCACAAGCACCGCTACGGCACGGCGGGCTATCCGCTGGTGCAGGTGATCGCCTTGGTCTACTGCTCCACCCGCACCCTGGCCGATGCGGTCTTCGGCCCGGTCTCAGGCCGGGAGTTCGTTCCGGCCCGGCGGCTGCTGCGCAGCCTGCACACGGGAATGCTGGTCCTGCTCGACGCGGGGTTCGACGCGGCCGGGTTCCTGTCGGATCTGGTCGCCACCGGGGCCGACTTCACGGTGCGGCTGCCCCGCACCGCCCGCCTGCCGGCCCTTCAGCGCTACCCCGACGGCTCATGGCTGACGCTGCGGGCCGGCCGCGAAGTCCGCGCGATCGCCGTCACCGTCCAGGTCACCACCGACCAGGGCACCCGCACCAGCACATGGCTGCTGGCCACCAGCCTGCTCAACTGGCGCACCCATCCCGCCGACGCGATCGCCGCCTGTTACCACGACCGGTGGGAAGTCGAGGAGACGTTCTGCTCGGTCAAGTCCACGATGCTCGGCGGCCGGGTCCTGCACTGCACCACCCCAGCCGGCCTGGCCCAGGAGATCCATGCCCTGCTGATCAGCTACCAGCTCCTGCGCCTGGTCATGGCCCGCGCCGGGACCGCCGCAGGGCTGCCCTGCACCGCGATGGGCTTCACCCTGGCCCTGCGTGAAACCGTCAACGGCATCACCACCGCCACCGAGATCGACGGTCCCCCAGACGCCCGACTGCTCGGCGCGGTCGGCACCTACCTCCGCGACCACCCACTACCCCCACGCCGCCTGCGGATATACAACCGCCTCGTCAAACGATCCCTGTCCAAATACGCCGCCGGCAAGATCGGCAACGGCAAGAAACGCCAGACCGTCCCCACCGGCACCGCCCACATCACCGCAACCATCAACCACAACAGCCCAAACTCCCACCCCCACCAGCCCAAACGCCAAACTTGA
- a CDS encoding ABC transporter permease — protein MSITTTETAYASGVFTPAPGAAPLPRMIRAQALLETRMLLRNGEQLLLTVVIPALLLVLFSAVDIVDTGAGESVDFLTPGVLALAVLSTAFTGQAIATGFERRYGVLKRLGASPLPRWALMTAKTCSVLVTEVLQIALLIVIAFALGWSPHGNPLAVVALLLLGTAAFSGLGLLMAGTLKAEATLAAANLVFLLLLVGGGVIVPMDKFSGGVQAVLKLLPISALSDGLRDVLQHGAAVPWGDLGILTVWAVLGLAAAARFFRWE, from the coding sequence ATGAGCATCACCACCACGGAGACGGCGTACGCGTCCGGTGTGTTCACGCCCGCGCCCGGGGCCGCGCCGCTGCCGCGGATGATCCGCGCGCAGGCCCTGCTGGAGACGCGGATGCTGCTGCGCAACGGCGAGCAACTGCTGCTCACCGTGGTGATCCCGGCGCTGCTGCTCGTACTGTTCAGCGCGGTCGACATCGTGGACACCGGCGCCGGCGAGTCCGTCGACTTCCTCACCCCGGGCGTGCTGGCGCTGGCCGTACTGTCCACCGCCTTCACCGGCCAGGCCATCGCGACCGGCTTCGAGCGGCGCTACGGCGTGCTCAAGCGGCTGGGTGCCTCGCCGCTGCCGCGCTGGGCGCTGATGACCGCCAAGACCTGCTCGGTGCTGGTCACCGAGGTGCTGCAGATCGCGCTGCTGATCGTCATCGCCTTCGCGCTCGGCTGGTCGCCGCACGGCAACCCGCTCGCCGTGGTGGCCCTGCTCCTACTGGGCACGGCCGCGTTCTCCGGGCTCGGGCTGCTGATGGCGGGCACGCTCAAGGCCGAGGCGACGCTGGCGGCCGCGAATCTGGTCTTCCTCCTGCTGCTGGTCGGCGGCGGGGTGATCGTGCCGATGGACAAGTTCTCCGGCGGGGTGCAGGCCGTCCTCAAGCTGCTGCCGATCTCCGCGCTGTCCGACGGGCTGCGCGACGTGCTCCAGCACGGCGCGGCCGTGCCCTGGGGCGACCTGGGCATCCTCACGGTCTGGGCGGTGCTCGGGCTGGCCGCGGCGGCGCGTTTCTTCCGCTGGGAGTGA